The Anolis carolinensis isolate JA03-04 chromosome 2, rAnoCar3.1.pri, whole genome shotgun sequence genome has a window encoding:
- the LOC100564706 gene encoding histone H2A, giving the protein MSGRGKTGGKARAKAKSRSSRAGLQFPVGRVHRLLRKGNYAERVGSGAPVYLAAVLEYLSAEILELAGNAARDNKKSRIIPRHLQLAIRNDEELNKLLGGVTIAQGGVLPNIHAVLLPKKTEPPAHSSASAPTTKPRGAPAAGGSGAKGPAAGKGPKPGLKPQAASLAV; this is encoded by the coding sequence ATGTCAGGTCGCGGGAAGACGGGCGGTAAGGCGCGGGCCAAGGCCAAGTCGCGCTCCTCAAGGGCCGGTCTCCAGTTCCCCGTGGGGCGCGTCCACCGCCTCTTGCGCAAGGGCAACTACGCTGAGCGCGTCGGCTCCGGGGCGCCTGTTTACCTAGCCGCCGTTCTTGAGTACCTCAGCGCAGAGATCCTCGAGCTGGCCGGGAACGCCGCCCGCGACAACAAGAAGAGCCGCATCATCCCCAGGCACCTCCAGCTCGCCATCCGCAACGACGAGGAGCTCAACAAGCTGCTCGGCGGCGTCACCATCGCCCAGGGCGGCGTCTTGCCCAACATCCACGCCGTCCTGCTCCCCAAGAAGACCGAGCCCCCCGCCCACTCCTCGGCCTCCGCCCCCACCACCAAGCCCCGCGGAGCACCAGCGGCGGGAGGGAGCGGCGCCAAGGGACCTGCCGCCGGCAAGGGGCCCAAGCCCGGCCTCAAGCCCCAGGCAGCGTCCCTCGCCGTCTAg